The following nucleotide sequence is from Betaproteobacteria bacterium.
GCCGCGATCGCTCGCCGCGCTGCAGGGTGACATGACCGCTGTGGCTCCAGCCCTTGAAGCGGTCGACGACGTACGTGAGTCCGGAACTGCCCTCCGTGAGGTAGGGCGTATCGATCTGCGAGATGTTGCCGAGGCAGACCACCTTAGTGCCCGGTCCGG
It contains:
- a CDS encoding PhoH family protein — translated: DLIRSRIKVKSLNFMRGRTFINKFLIIDECQNLTPKQMKTLITRAGPGTKVVCLGNISQIDTPYLTEGSSGLTYVVDRFKGWSHSGHVTLQRGERSRLADHAAEIL